One Sulfolobus sp. S-194 DNA segment encodes these proteins:
- a CDS encoding HEPN domain-containing protein: MTELIEKGKQSFHLAEDALAKGYYWLSCFLFHQSVELSLKGILEATKNTHPFSHNLTELIKELGLPVPPDILQACVNLNPHYISARYAMFSYYQREDAENCKKNAEVILKWLKIF, from the coding sequence ATGACTGAACTTATTGAGAAGGGTAAACAGAGCTTTCACTTAGCTGAAGACGCTTTAGCTAAAGGCTATTACTGGCTATCATGTTTTCTCTTTCATCAGTCCGTGGAGTTAAGCTTGAAGGGAATTTTAGAGGCCACAAAGAACACTCATCCATTTTCACACAACCTTACTGAACTGATCAAGGAGCTCGGCCTACCAGTTCCTCCTGACATATTGCAAGCTTGTGTGAACTTAAACCCACATTACATCTCTGCGAGGTACGCTATGTTCTCCTACTACCAAAGAGAGGACGCTGAAAACTGTAAGAAGAACGCCGAGGTGATCCTTAAGTGGTTGAAGATCTTCTAA
- a CDS encoding nucleotidyltransferase domain-containing protein has protein sequence MVEDLLRSINQRLESQFSEFLNELIKLYPSSTIVLFGSRASGKNRPNSDFDVILFIECDNPLHKMIEIYSKTQPTFPIDIIVIRPSEVNENNVHLSHMLYYGYKVLHDGLGLKTKIEEMVIKNLERVREIAKYDDKKKQ, from the coding sequence GTGGTTGAAGATCTTCTAAGAAGTATTAACCAAAGGCTTGAGTCGCAGTTTTCAGAGTTCCTAAATGAGTTAATCAAACTCTACCCTTCTTCTACTATTGTGCTCTTCGGTAGCAGAGCTAGCGGAAAAAATAGGCCTAACAGTGATTTCGATGTAATACTCTTTATAGAATGTGATAACCCTTTACATAAGATGATAGAAATTTACTCAAAAACACAGCCAACATTCCCGATAGATATTATAGTCATAAGACCTAGTGAAGTAAATGAGAACAATGTGCACTTATCCCATATGTTATATTACGGTTACAAAGTCCTTCACGACGGTTTAGGTCTAAAGACGAAAATAGAAGAAATGGTTATAAAGAACTTGGAAAGAGTTAGAGAAATAGCAAAATACGATGATAAGAAAAAACAATAG
- a CDS encoding hemerythrin domain-containing protein — protein MITDPISLLKFEHAVLRVRFQMIRECLNLELGWKILENTHYFIVNWHAKIEDKYVFPILDKMGINIKPLSNDHLLIEKYGNSVLKEKRKDWAERYIRIVIDHNLNEEKIFPREIDSEILKNIIIDMKNFTGYFEFTGLSEYDLY, from the coding sequence ATGATAACTGATCCAATTTCACTATTAAAATTTGAGCATGCGGTGTTGAGAGTAAGGTTTCAAATGATTAGGGAGTGCTTAAATTTAGAGTTAGGATGGAAGATACTAGAAAATACTCATTATTTTATTGTCAATTGGCATGCAAAAATCGAGGACAAATACGTATTTCCGATTTTAGATAAAATGGGAATTAACATTAAACCTCTATCTAATGATCATTTACTTATAGAAAAATATGGAAATTCTGTATTGAAGGAAAAAAGAAAGGACTGGGCTGAAAGGTACATTCGTATAGTTATTGATCATAATCTTAATGAAGAGAAAATATTTCCCAGAGAAATAGACAGTGAAATATTAAAGAATATTATTATTGATATGAAGAACTTCACAGGGTATTTTGAGTTTACTGGATTAAGCGAATATGATCTATACTGA
- a CDS encoding DUF488 domain-containing protein, producing MIKIKRIYDPVEKDDGIRILVDRLWPRGVTKDKVDVWLKDIAPSDELRTWFNHDPNKWEDFKKKYFEELSKNPKIDILLQLVKKGGNVTLLYASKSPYNNAVALKEFLDKIFKVS from the coding sequence ATGATAAAAATAAAGAGAATTTATGATCCCGTAGAAAAAGATGATGGAATTAGGATATTAGTTGATAGATTATGGCCTAGGGGCGTTACGAAAGATAAAGTAGATGTATGGCTTAAGGATATAGCTCCTAGCGATGAATTAAGGACATGGTTCAATCATGATCCTAATAAGTGGGAAGACTTTAAGAAAAAATATTTTGAGGAACTTAGTAAGAATCCTAAGATCGATATTTTATTACAGCTAGTTAAAAAAGGGGGAAATGTGACCTTGCTTTATGCGTCTAAGTCACCGTATAATAATGCAGTAGCGTTAAAGGAATTTCTAGATAAGATATTTAAAGTAAGTTGA
- a CDS encoding helix-turn-helix domain-containing protein codes for MSKSPFEVTILIEDHPCEVMKLISTMGLKASVENVKLGDNVTDHIVLFDNKVKNEDVLKLKSGNGKVLRLSESRIWVRTNGCSVCKVLYTSDVVVEKIKVVKERTLLYTLLIPNTSSLKEFLSRLTSQGVKVTVISTNEIPGNELTERQMEILKLAYRLGYFDDDRGITLTELANRLNVSAPTLEEILRRALRKVVKYYLDKVG; via the coding sequence ATGTCTAAATCACCGTTTGAAGTTACAATATTAATAGAGGATCATCCTTGTGAGGTAATGAAGCTTATATCTACTATGGGTCTCAAGGCAAGCGTAGAAAACGTTAAGCTAGGAGACAATGTAACTGATCATATAGTGTTATTCGATAACAAGGTTAAAAATGAAGATGTGCTAAAACTTAAATCGGGTAATGGTAAGGTATTAAGGCTCTCAGAAAGCAGAATATGGGTTAGAACAAATGGTTGTTCTGTATGTAAAGTGCTTTATACCTCGGACGTTGTTGTAGAAAAGATAAAAGTTGTGAAAGAAAGAACTTTACTCTATACTCTTCTAATTCCAAATACCTCTTCATTAAAGGAGTTCTTATCAAGGCTAACAAGTCAAGGAGTTAAGGTTACGGTAATAAGTACAAATGAGATACCTGGTAATGAGTTAACTGAGAGACAAATGGAAATACTAAAATTAGCTTATAGATTAGGCTATTTCGATGACGATAGAGGCATAACTTTAACTGAATTGGCTAATAGATTAAACGTTTCCGCACCAACTTTGGAGGAAATACTACGGAGGGCCTTAAGAAAAGTAGTCAAATATTATCTTGATAAAGTAGGATAA
- a CDS encoding nitric oxide response protein, translating into MKLPLLLMISGIILLLLGGIPAVFEFMNMQGFFMDPTSSLFPAHWFIMIYGFFGSLIGNEIFVALSIEWSGKSADNRMIASYLIFIILGIISFLYNQQFGFIFILIAMAILLYYSQEYLGKSRIGLNPTVYNWLLFYSLMITIAVISIQIGLGYAIPYLNLIFPTSMIFAVMTRDIGLVTRIKISSSRNWENILAFILLVIGMGFRESVLMVLAWVLSFHAAGLYRPKGRRYPILHLTTAWIYLLIGSIFISNYDVFIHSIAVGFLFNTVFGVDVVLMDLFVNAFQKRVSVKPSYIPFFLLNVGLIMRLLYDFGFTTPIFIFASPLQGIGILSFFILTLRQVIIR; encoded by the coding sequence ATGAAGTTACCGTTATTACTTATGATTTCTGGAATCATACTTTTACTACTTGGAGGTATACCGGCAGTATTCGAATTTATGAATATGCAAGGATTCTTTATGGATCCAACGAGTAGTTTATTTCCAGCACACTGGTTTATAATGATATATGGTTTCTTTGGTTCACTAATTGGGAATGAAATATTCGTAGCACTAAGCATAGAATGGAGTGGGAAATCTGCAGATAACCGAATGATAGCATCTTATCTAATATTTATAATCTTGGGTATAATCTCATTTTTATATAATCAACAGTTTGGGTTTATTTTTATCCTTATCGCAATGGCTATTTTGCTTTACTACTCACAAGAGTATCTTGGAAAATCAAGAATAGGATTAAACCCCACTGTTTATAATTGGCTGCTTTTCTATTCTCTAATGATAACAATTGCTGTGATCTCAATCCAAATTGGATTAGGTTATGCAATACCTTATTTGAATCTGATATTCCCAACAAGTATGATATTTGCAGTCATGACTAGAGATATAGGATTAGTAACTAGAATTAAAATATCCAGTTCAAGAAATTGGGAAAACATATTAGCCTTTATTTTACTGGTTATAGGGATGGGATTTAGGGAAAGTGTATTAATGGTCCTTGCTTGGGTTTTATCATTTCATGCTGCAGGACTTTACAGACCAAAGGGAAGAAGATACCCAATATTGCACCTAACTACTGCATGGATTTATTTACTGATTGGTTCTATTTTCATTTCGAACTATGATGTCTTCATCCACTCAATAGCAGTAGGTTTCCTTTTCAATACAGTTTTTGGGGTAGATGTCGTTTTAATGGATCTATTTGTTAATGCTTTTCAAAAGAGAGTTTCTGTAAAGCCTTCATATATCCCATTTTTCTTACTTAATGTGGGATTAATCATGAGATTACTTTATGATTTCGGCTTTACCACACCAATTTTCATATTTGCCTCACCATTGCAGGGAATAGGAATTTTATCATTCTTTATTCTTACCTTAAGACAAGTGATCATTAGATGA
- a CDS encoding DUF4898 domain-containing protein, whose product MVELVDVNDVESLMKFFNFSKKLIIPIKIISDREKFFNYVLPRQEAFCIIRPKDYEIESVIKEIRKNPFYIFISEKLKDELILLY is encoded by the coding sequence ATGGTTGAATTAGTAGATGTTAATGATGTAGAATCGCTTATGAAATTCTTTAATTTCTCTAAAAAGCTTATAATTCCTATTAAAATCATTTCGGATAGAGAGAAGTTCTTTAATTATGTTCTTCCTAGGCAGGAGGCATTTTGCATTATAAGACCTAAGGATTACGAAATAGAGAGTGTGATTAAAGAGATAAGAAAAAATCCATTTTATATATTTATTTCTGAAAAGCTTAAGGACGAGTTAATATTACTTTACTGA
- a CDS encoding 4Fe-4S binding protein, whose product MNKINKLIFSFPLKILNKSYILTLIIIPIIIFFPIYSVIFTLIFIGLLFQGLYLQRLMPTNKPYTLIEILIILSFIYAVLFFKELYNLTNLVLLSYIIPLSFCIFRLKREIKVKISYLENSKVSFLLLFLAFILVWFASGFLDLTTTFSLFSQFGSSFILLEALSIFASVTASSWFMINMGVWLGILGIFRVIEYNKLENKIRYLLMMFAYAFYSIYLPSFSPISNEVQYIPYMWFNGLGTYGPVEPSYLFDGIIGTFVVTAILSFMFGSRQICSVTCTAPYMLQGTFLDSMKKYNRSSKIGRKTLTSRLNSWYKWVMILTWSSLLVFAVLSYLNYESIINFSILGNDPTVFYASLYFNVIWYVQFMLMPFLGNYACVNSGICAWGSFNQLFGYLGFFKLKVRDLKQCLNCKTVDCASACPVGLTNMRASFIKNGEFKSFKCIGVGDCVEACPYNNIIFYDFRSWIRSKLNRKGKIKDSIKLR is encoded by the coding sequence ATGAACAAGATAAATAAGTTAATTTTTTCTTTTCCATTAAAAATTTTAAATAAATCATATATTTTGACTTTAATTATAATTCCTATTATTATATTCTTTCCAATATACTCAGTAATATTCACTTTAATATTTATAGGCTTACTCTTTCAAGGGCTTTATTTACAGAGACTTATGCCAACGAATAAACCTTACACACTTATCGAAATTCTTATTATCCTATCGTTTATATATGCTGTACTATTCTTTAAGGAATTATATAATCTAACTAACTTGGTCCTTTTATCCTACATAATTCCACTTTCATTCTGCATTTTTAGGCTTAAAAGGGAAATTAAGGTAAAGATCAGTTATTTAGAAAATTCAAAAGTATCTTTTCTTCTTTTGTTTTTAGCCTTCATATTAGTCTGGTTCGCAAGTGGATTCCTAGATTTAACAACAACTTTCTCACTGTTCAGTCAATTCGGCTCCTCCTTTATACTGTTAGAAGCATTATCCATATTTGCCTCAGTAACTGCAAGCTCATGGTTTATGATAAACATGGGAGTCTGGTTAGGAATACTTGGAATATTTAGGGTTATTGAGTATAACAAACTGGAAAATAAGATAAGATATTTGTTAATGATGTTTGCTTATGCGTTCTATAGTATTTACCTACCATCATTCTCACCAATTTCTAATGAAGTGCAATATATTCCTTATATGTGGTTTAACGGACTTGGGACTTATGGCCCCGTAGAGCCTTCGTACTTATTTGATGGTATAATAGGCACTTTTGTAGTTACTGCAATATTATCATTTATGTTTGGTTCAAGGCAAATATGCTCTGTAACATGTACAGCACCATATATGCTACAGGGAACATTTCTAGATTCTATGAAAAAGTATAACAGATCTTCAAAAATCGGAAGAAAAACTTTGACTTCAAGATTAAACTCGTGGTATAAATGGGTAATGATTTTAACATGGTCTTCTTTATTGGTATTTGCCGTTCTTTCGTACTTAAATTATGAGAGTATTATAAATTTTTCAATTTTAGGCAATGATCCTACAGTATTTTATGCAAGCCTGTATTTTAACGTAATTTGGTATGTCCAATTTATGTTAATGCCGTTTTTAGGAAATTACGCGTGTGTAAATAGTGGAATATGCGCATGGGGATCTTTTAATCAACTTTTCGGTTATTTAGGGTTTTTTAAACTTAAAGTTAGAGATCTAAAACAGTGCTTAAATTGTAAAACAGTAGATTGTGCATCTGCTTGTCCAGTAGGTTTAACAAATATGAGGGCTTCTTTCATAAAGAATGGAGAATTCAAATCATTCAAATGCATAGGTGTCGGAGATTGTGTGGAAGCTTGTCCTTATAATAACATAATATTTTACGATTTCAGATCTTGGATTAGATCAAAGTTGAATAGAAAAGGTAAAATCAAAGATTCTATTAAATTACGTTAG
- a CDS encoding DUF929 domain-containing protein, whose translation MIRRKLRYFLLAIILIIVIVGVSIFSSTKITTTSTIGKTIPNNLYNQLIELSDQGYNITALPTYYFKVSPFNFSSNGKTAVIFVGAEWCPYCGAERWALIIALLRFGNFSGLQYMLSSSTDVYPNTPTFTFVNATYTSPYISFYGIEYQDRNYQPLQKVPNQVYYVWSNYANLSIPFIIIGYYYKVGTSIDPGLLSNHNWTYVIEQLHNPNSQIYKEIYAEANLITEMICKVDGGQPYTVCWHFMQNEYIPSIYIGEELRIEK comes from the coding sequence ATGATAAGAAGAAAATTAAGATACTTCCTCTTAGCCATTATATTAATAATTGTAATTGTAGGAGTAAGTATTTTCTCTTCAACAAAAATTACAACAACTTCCACAATAGGAAAAACTATACCTAATAATTTGTATAATCAATTGATAGAGTTAAGCGACCAAGGTTATAATATAACTGCATTACCTACGTACTATTTTAAAGTATCTCCTTTTAATTTCTCTTCAAATGGTAAAACAGCAGTAATCTTTGTAGGTGCAGAGTGGTGCCCCTATTGTGGAGCTGAGAGATGGGCTCTAATCATAGCTCTTCTTAGATTTGGCAATTTTTCTGGCTTACAATATATGCTTTCAAGCTCTACTGATGTTTACCCTAATACTCCTACTTTTACTTTTGTTAATGCTACTTACACAAGTCCCTATATATCATTCTATGGGATTGAATATCAAGATAGGAATTATCAACCACTTCAAAAAGTTCCTAATCAAGTATATTACGTTTGGAGTAATTATGCGAACTTATCGATTCCATTTATTATAATAGGGTATTATTATAAAGTTGGAACTAGTATTGATCCAGGCTTACTATCTAATCATAACTGGACTTATGTAATAGAGCAGCTTCATAACCCTAATAGCCAAATTTACAAAGAAATTTATGCAGAGGCCAATCTAATAACAGAAATGATATGTAAAGTAGATGGAGGTCAACCTTACACTGTATGTTGGCATTTTATGCAAAATGAATACATACCTAGCATATATATAGGTGAGGAATTACGCATAGAAAAATAG
- a CDS encoding vitamin K epoxide reductase family protein: MIGVIDFLYLYLHIISEKIQTYCNVSSIIDCHRVELSVYSHFLGIPDSLLGLIYFSIIAVFWLIGIEEILRYLWIVGAIFSIYLIYTEILIGSLCIYCTLAHLCCLIQGIILYKK; the protein is encoded by the coding sequence ATAATAGGAGTTATAGATTTTTTATATCTATATTTACATATAATATCGGAAAAGATACAAACATATTGCAATGTGTCCTCTATAATAGATTGCCATAGAGTTGAGTTAAGTGTATATTCGCATTTTCTAGGGATACCTGACTCCTTACTAGGATTAATATACTTTTCAATTATAGCAGTTTTTTGGCTTATTGGCATAGAAGAGATACTTAGATATTTATGGATTGTAGGTGCTATATTCTCAATATATCTAATTTATACAGAAATATTAATAGGAAGTTTATGTATTTATTGTACTTTAGCACACTTATGTTGTCTTATTCAAGGGATAATACTATATAAAAAATAA
- a CDS encoding winged helix-turn-helix transcriptional regulator, translating to MDLIDKRILFYFLRDGRISQRQIASLLGLTPASLNYRFKKLMDDGILKGFKLYVNPNFYGKIQIYIAFKNYNDLDGEFISFKLKCLEWLNVYGVQAKDNIELKDRLSYMAKQLGDPVLSYFPLQSLFKPSNLDIKIVEELKKDSRIQPVDIAEKLGVSSKIVEKHIRYLRHRGLILVVPEIELGKTDIVIFSMFSNKIEDISIVLQDCKIWQFTDGYAGITVCYADNMERARKYISAAREVDKDADVMIIYDYIFK from the coding sequence ATGGATTTAATAGATAAGAGAATTCTTTTTTACTTTTTGAGAGACGGTAGAATATCACAAAGACAAATAGCTTCACTTTTAGGCCTTACTCCAGCAAGTCTAAATTATCGTTTTAAGAAGTTAATGGATGATGGAATATTAAAAGGATTTAAGCTATATGTAAATCCTAATTTTTATGGGAAAATACAGATTTATATTGCGTTCAAAAATTATAATGATCTGGATGGCGAATTTATCTCGTTTAAGTTAAAATGTCTTGAATGGCTAAACGTATATGGTGTTCAAGCGAAGGATAATATTGAACTTAAGGATAGGTTAAGTTATATGGCCAAACAATTAGGTGATCCAGTACTTTCATATTTTCCACTTCAATCTCTTTTTAAGCCCTCAAATTTAGATATTAAAATTGTAGAAGAATTAAAAAAAGATTCAAGAATTCAACCAGTTGATATAGCGGAAAAGTTGGGAGTTAGTAGTAAAATAGTGGAAAAACATATAAGATATCTAAGACACAGAGGTTTAATCCTCGTTGTACCAGAAATAGAGCTAGGAAAAACTGATATTGTAATATTCTCTATGTTTTCTAATAAAATCGAAGACATTTCAATAGTTTTACAAGATTGTAAAATCTGGCAATTTACTGATGGTTATGCCGGTATAACAGTATGCTATGCTGATAATATGGAAAGGGCGAGAAAATACATAAGTGCAGCTAGGGAAGTAGATAAGGATGCTGATGTTATGATAATTTATGATTATATTTTTAAATAG
- a CDS encoding DUF1059 domain-containing protein: MVFGFGRKKKFEFQCSSVGMNCGFEIKNASTEDEVMEILKIHAKKAHGLNEIPQDVINKIKQNIKKV; encoded by the coding sequence ATGGTATTTGGGTTCGGAAGGAAAAAGAAGTTCGAGTTCCAATGTTCTAGCGTGGGAATGAACTGCGGATTCGAGATAAAAAATGCTTCTACAGAGGATGAAGTTATGGAAATTTTAAAGATTCATGCTAAAAAAGCTCATGGACTTAATGAAATTCCACAAGACGTAATAAATAAAATTAAGCAAAACATAAAGAAAGTGTGA
- a CDS encoding DUF1059 domain-containing protein, producing the protein MPKYSFSCASVGMNCGFEIVNADSEEELLEMLKIHAKSSHGVTSIPPELLAKIKQNIKKAGKYSFSCASVGMNCGFEIVNADSEEELLDELMVHAKMSHNLSSIPPDTLNKIKQNIKVM; encoded by the coding sequence ATGCCTAAGTATTCGTTTAGTTGTGCGAGTGTGGGAATGAACTGTGGATTCGAGATAGTTAATGCAGACTCTGAAGAAGAATTATTAGAAATGCTAAAAATTCATGCTAAATCCAGTCATGGAGTAACCTCAATACCGCCCGAATTACTCGCAAAGATAAAGCAAAATATAAAGAAAGCAGGAAAATACTCATTTAGTTGTGCGAGTGTGGGAATGAACTGTGGATTCGAGATAGTTAATGCAGACTCTGAAGAAGAATTATTAGATGAATTAATGGTTCATGCTAAAATGTCTCATAATTTATCTTCTATACCTCCAGATACTCTGAACAAAATTAAGCAGAATATTAAAGTAATGTAA
- a CDS encoding MBL fold metallo-hydrolase — MPCRGLHSIPAGPVEFPEITTVYVMCGEKITVMIDAGVSNSIADFSFLDKLDYIILTHLHIDHIGLLPELLQVYKAKILVKSGFKKYLTTDEGLKKLNESAEKVLGDLYHIYGGLEKKLDQDKVIEVEGNEEFDLGGYKMKLIYTPGHAKHHISVLIDDFLFSGDSAGAYFNGIVIPTTPPVIDYQMYIESLKKQIELKPKVVGLAHGGLVSPKIMEEHLKQMLSEGEIQLNADIGGIAEEVLRKQIEVNLRGLKESKRSI; from the coding sequence ATGCCTTGTAGAGGTTTACATTCTATTCCCGCAGGACCGGTAGAATTCCCGGAAATTACCACGGTTTATGTTATGTGTGGTGAAAAAATTACGGTAATGATAGATGCTGGAGTTAGTAACTCAATAGCTGACTTCTCATTTTTAGATAAACTTGACTATATTATTCTTACTCACCTTCACATAGATCACATAGGTTTACTACCAGAGCTTTTGCAAGTTTATAAAGCTAAGATTCTGGTAAAAAGCGGTTTTAAGAAATATTTAACTACTGATGAAGGTCTTAAGAAATTAAATGAATCTGCTGAAAAAGTTCTAGGAGATCTTTATCACATTTATGGTGGACTAGAGAAGAAATTAGACCAAGATAAGGTTATAGAAGTTGAAGGTAATGAGGAATTTGACTTAGGAGGATATAAGATGAAACTAATTTATACTCCAGGTCATGCAAAACATCATATATCCGTTCTTATTGATGACTTTCTGTTTAGTGGGGATAGTGCTGGAGCTTATTTTAACGGAATCGTAATCCCAACAACACCACCAGTAATTGATTACCAAATGTATATAGAAAGTCTAAAGAAACAAATAGAGCTAAAACCAAAAGTTGTAGGATTAGCACATGGTGGTTTAGTTTCTCCTAAAATAATGGAAGAGCATCTAAAACAAATGTTAAGTGAAGGAGAAATACAATTAAATGCCGATATTGGAGGGATAGCTGAAGAAGTATTGAGGAAACAAATAGAAGTTAACTTAAGAGGATTAAAGGAAAGTAAGAGGTCTATTTAG
- a CDS encoding CRISPR-associated transcriptional regulator Csa3 translates to MEEKVTLVFGVGFTADYVIRTISERGIKDVSTVAVFSVSSEEEYRKRQAQETMDTIIKYLSAIKVTSYPKYISIKQPFDYIIYQISDVLWTKNNLEFYIIGGMRILNLALYYYAMLAKALGKRVKAYSYTEDMSYKYELPVIIPAKPSDAEFEILAYLGSKYGEAYMNDIAKILNKSLPTISKQINFLESQGYVECEETKPKPCKITDLGKVCLQTLRGLKNKLNEF, encoded by the coding sequence ATGGAAGAGAAGGTAACACTTGTCTTTGGTGTAGGTTTTACCGCTGATTACGTAATTAGGACTATCTCGGAAAGAGGAATTAAAGATGTATCTACAGTAGCTGTATTCTCTGTATCGTCTGAAGAAGAATATAGGAAAAGACAGGCCCAAGAAACCATGGATACAATTATTAAATACTTATCAGCTATTAAAGTAACGAGTTATCCTAAGTATATCTCGATTAAACAACCTTTTGACTACATAATTTATCAGATCTCTGATGTTTTGTGGACTAAAAATAATTTAGAATTCTATATAATCGGCGGCATGAGAATACTTAACTTGGCACTTTATTATTATGCAATGCTCGCAAAGGCTTTAGGAAAAAGAGTTAAAGCCTACTCCTACACAGAAGACATGAGCTATAAGTACGAGTTACCAGTAATAATTCCAGCTAAACCTTCAGATGCTGAGTTTGAAATCTTGGCGTATTTGGGTTCAAAATATGGAGAAGCATATATGAATGATATAGCAAAGATTCTGAATAAATCCTTACCTACTATTTCTAAGCAAATAAACTTTCTTGAAAGCCAAGGATATGTGGAATGTGAAGAGACCAAGCCTAAGCCGTGTAAAATTACTGATCTAGGGAAGGTGTGTTTGCAAACACTAAGAGGATTAAAAAACAAATTAAATGAGTTCTAA
- a CDS encoding ABC transporter permease → MLREFFELIIMQFKMTRAYLPAVIFYSIFFPLAFMFSFGLITFSKYLVYFISGTITFYISIGVFVSTTQTLSSERREGRFSLIIASGISRELYAISIAITQGISTLIMIPVIVILGDYILHVMLKSLVYLLLSVIIGIFTFSMLGITLGLGIKNYYAVVQYSQILGFALTFFAPVYYPMNFIPVPFRYLTYLEPTTYISEAIYNSFLGNPVSLLWNLGCLIYGIVLMIINTRILKST, encoded by the coding sequence ATGTTACGTGAATTCTTTGAATTAATAATTATGCAATTTAAGATGACTAGAGCATATTTACCAGCTGTAATCTTCTACTCAATCTTTTTCCCATTAGCCTTCATGTTTTCTTTCGGATTAATCACTTTCTCAAAATACCTTGTTTATTTTATCTCTGGTACAATAACTTTTTACATATCAATTGGTGTTTTTGTTAGCACTACTCAAACTTTATCTAGTGAGAGAAGAGAAGGAAGGTTTTCTCTCATTATTGCTTCTGGTATATCAAGGGAATTGTATGCAATAAGTATTGCAATAACTCAAGGCATTTCAACGCTAATTATGATTCCTGTAATAGTCATCTTAGGGGATTACATCTTACATGTTATGTTAAAATCTTTAGTTTACCTATTGCTAAGTGTTATAATAGGAATTTTTACCTTTTCTATGTTAGGAATAACTTTAGGTTTAGGGATTAAGAATTATTATGCAGTTGTTCAATATTCTCAAATTTTAGGATTTGCATTAACCTTTTTTGCCCCAGTTTACTATCCGATGAATTTTATACCAGTTCCATTTAGATATTTAACATACTTAGAGCCTACTACATATATATCGGAAGCAATTTATAATTCATTTCTAGGGAATCCTGTGTCTTTATTATGGAATTTAGGTTGCCTAATTTATGGTATCGTATTGATGATAATAAACACTAGAATACTAAAATCAACGTAA